In Apostichopus japonicus isolate 1M-3 chromosome 5, ASM3797524v1, whole genome shotgun sequence, a single window of DNA contains:
- the LOC139967466 gene encoding uncharacterized protein isoform X2, giving the protein MFAAGPNWLSDFCSVLTAGLGRDMLLSNLRAALELIDHHTAVPHQPTTQRQWGVLVPGKGSHTWSSSCRVLENEVDGQA; this is encoded by the exons ATGTTTGCTGCAG GTCCAAACTGGTTGTCTGACTTTTGTAGTGTACTGACAGCAGGACTGGGAAGAGACATGCTGTTGAGCAATCTACGAGCTGCACTTGAACTGATCGATCACCACACGGCCGTCCCTCATCAGCCCACTACTCAGAGGCAGTGGGGTGTACTCGTGCCTGGGAAAGGCAGCCATACTTGGAGCTCATCCTGTA GAGTACTGGAGAATGAAGTTGATGGACAAGCTTAG